One part of the Humulus lupulus chromosome 9, drHumLupu1.1, whole genome shotgun sequence genome encodes these proteins:
- the LOC133799340 gene encoding E3 ubiquitin ligase BIG BROTHER-related-like, with the protein MEDDNMENFVSYTNILLLSHEKLMNNNHTDAKVDIDNLLAEVHIPSSLFYLSQEIINYGVKMWIDTNHNFSVKVDVNIFVDELPIEPPNNNDGNDDGEEDNEYEYEYEIDDIAIGFMPASENSLERLEEVQIKDDPVFCSICLDNILVDSKVTKLPCAHSYHEECIVKWLQISKFCPLCRFEVA; encoded by the coding sequence AAATATTCTATTGCTTTCACACGAGAAATTGATGAACAACAACCATACTGATGCCAAAGTGGACATAGACAACTTGCTTGCAGAGGTTCATATTCCTTCTTCCCTCTTTTATCTATCACAAGAAATTATTAATTACGGTGTAAAGATGTGGATTGATACAAATCATAATTTCAGTGTAAAAGTGGATGTTAATATTTTTGTTGATGAATTACCTATTGAACCACCTAATAATAATGATGGCAATGATGATGGCGAAGAAGATAATGAGTATGAATATGAGTATGAGATAGATGATATCGCTATCGGATTCATGCCAGCAAGTGAAAATTCGCTCGAGAGATTGGAGGAAGTGCAAATTAAGGATGATCCAGTTTTTTGTTCAATTTGTTTAGATAATATTTTGGTTGACTCGAAAGTTACCAAGTTACCATGCGCACATAGCTATCATGAAGAATGTATTGTTAAGTGGCTGCAAATTAGCAAATTTTGTCCATTGTGTCGATTTGAGGTAGCTTAG